Part of the Zingiber officinale cultivar Zhangliang chromosome 6A, Zo_v1.1, whole genome shotgun sequence genome, ATTAACTTCAGTATCGGAGTTACTGCCCCCAAAACCCGTGGGACCGTCGTTGTATTTCTTTTAGGCCttctttattatttccttttgattttATAGAATAAATATCTAGTCTGAGAACCTCAAGCGGTGCGCTCCAGTCTAATCTTCTGCTTCGCCTGTCTTCTCATGTCGGAAGAGTTCACGGTCACCGAAGTCAACATGTCTCGGATCCCATCGCCGGAGCTCCGAGTGATCAGCAGTTATCAAGTCTCTCCGCCACCAGGAACGGTAGGCGACTCCACCTTACCCCTCACCTACCTCGACTTGCTTTGGCTAGGAGCCGGGTCGGTAGAACGCGTCTTCTTCTACCCGCTCGCCGTCTCCGCCTCCCACTTCGTCCACTCCGTAGTCCCCGCCCTCGAGTCCTCCCTCTCCGTCGCTCTCCGCAACTTCTACCCTCTCGCCGGCAAGATTCGCCACTCCGCCGCCCGCGCTGACGGCTACGAGCTCCACTACGCCGACGGCGACTCTGTTCCCTTCACCGTCGCCGAGTACACCGGCGACTTCGACGATCTGTCCGACGACCACCCCCGCCCCTTCAACGACCTTCTTCCCCTGCTCCCCGAGCTTCCGCAGTCCAGCACGGACGGCGACGGGCTCCGGCTGCTGGCTGTGCAGGCGACGCTCTTCCCTGAGCGCGGCGTCGCGATCGGCATCACCGTGCACCACGCCGTCTGCGACGGCTCGAGCACGATTCGGTTCGTGTCCGCGTGGGCCACCGCGTGCGCAGGGGCCGGAGTGGCGCCGCCTCCAGTGATCGACAGGAGTATGATTTCCGATCGCGATGATCTCTACTCTTTCTTGTACAAGGAAATAGTGAAGGGGGAATCCGTCCAGGCGATGATGCACCAGAAATCGCCGCCTGACGCCGTCCTCCAAACCTTCACCATCGGAAAAAATCAGATCCAGAAATTAAAAAGGTTAGTGACTCAAAGCGGCGACCTTTCTTTTCGCTGTTCCACCCTCGTCGTGGCCTTCGCCTACGTGTGGGTTTGCCACGTCAAAGCACGGCTGCCGGAATCAACCGACAAGATCGTCATAATGGGATTCGCCGGCGACCTCAGAGCAAGGCTGAAGCCGCCGATCCCGGCGCCGTACTTCGGGAACTGCCTCAGCGGCGCCCTCACGCAGACAACGGCCGGCGAACTCACCAAGGAAAACGCAGTGGCGGCGGCGGCGAGGCTGATCGGGGAAGCGATCGAGGCGTTCAAAGAGGGGCCTTTTAAGGACGTCGAGGAGTGGCCGAAGTTAGGCAAGACTCTGCGCGAAGCGGACATCTTTAGCGTCGCCGGATCGCCGACCTTCAAGGTGTACGACGTGGATTTCGGATGGGGGAGGCCGAAGAAAGTGGAGATAACGTCGATCGCGAAGACCGGCGCGATGGCGGTAGCGGAGAGCCGGGAGGAGGAAGGCGGCGTGGAGATCGGGTTGGTGAAGCCCAAGGCGGAGATGGCGATGTTCGAGAAGCACTTCAACGACGGGCTCAGAACGATGCAGTGATCCATTCAAAGTTCAAACACGCCATCGAAGAATTTCAAAATCGAAAAGTCGTATGAATTTTAGGCAATTTCCAAACAGTTTCCGATATTCCGATAATATATAATTTTGTCGTGATTTTCTTAATAATATTAGACGGTAATAATACTATGCTTCATCACGTCGAAGCAAATAAAATTCAGTTTCTTTCTGGTCAAAAACAAAGGTAATCAACTTTTTATTTAAAAGTGTTGTGTATTTATTCGAAGCTGTCATCCACCATCCTTCTGTTTTTGCATAAGGGCCATTTTGCTGCCATCCTTCTGTTTGGCTTTTTATTTAGTGGTTTTAGTATATAACTTAGTATCATATATTAGGAgttgattttagatttttttaatttaaaattcaaataatattttagaattttttattattttagaattttttggaATAATTTTGTTAGACTTTAGATTTGATCTATTTAGTTTATCTCAATTATAACTAGGTGTTGATTGATTCaacgaaagttttaataaaaacttgagTTAcaaaaaacctaatttttttttaaaaaaaaaactcatgtgATCGTCCTCACATACACCACTGACCGAACGCAATTGTCCTCATGCACGCCGCCTGTTGAGCCTTCGGCGAGCTGGCTACCACCTTCGGATCCCAGCGAGTGATGGATGATGTGAGGCTTTCGCTAGAACGGCGACGATGCCAAGTTGGTACTGCTTACCTAACGTCTTGGTGAACTACCTGCTACCTTCGGCCCTCGACAAGTCTTCCACATGAAGGAACAACGACGACTGATGCAGTTGGATTCTTGATGATCCCAAATTGATAAAAACCTCAAAAATTAGAGGTAATCTATGTAGGGTTCGAAAccacttatttaattaaggggaattattggattaaattgtaattaaaatagaatctagatttatttaattaaggggatttatttgattaattataatttaattagattttaaatttatttaattaaggatatttattgggttaattgtaattattcatttgatttaattaagaatttatttacataaatagACCTAATTGATTAAGTTAGCCTACAATTAAGAAATTTAGATTAGTgaattattttaagaaaatagtaagatacaaatatataaagacttaatatttatataatttatttatataattatccatctaattaatatggaaataaaatataaatattatatattatatatataatataaattatatagtaTAAATTTAATATAATGTGTATATGAtaattaagaaactataatatgTGAATTATAAAtggataaaacttagtatatagtAATTATAGGATTTAGCCTTTATAAAGGGATAAAATTTAGTatctataaatttttagagattattcatctaattaatatacaaataaaataatatattacctaatataaaatgtataatataaattacaaagtataaataaaattaaataagaaaatataatattaaCGTGCATATAATAACTAATTAAGAAACTCTAATATTACAAATTATATATTATGTACCTATGAtatatgtgtgtgtatatatatctatatatatatatatatatatatatatatatatatatatatatgtgatgcagtGATAGAGGGAGGTCCATATGATAAAGGAGCAACTGAGGTCGACAAAGCGGAGGGGTCCCGGCTGTGCggttaccccgctcggccaagcaatggGATCTGGTCAAGAACGGAGCGGAGTCCTGGCCGAGCGGcaatcccgctcggccaagcaacgggaccactgtagtatcttttgacatccttttggaaGATAGTGTCGTTGACATGAGGCATGGTTGACAGGtggatcgtacgacagaagcttctaTTGACTTGTCAAGGATATatatgccctgttaaggtatggggttagaggtactttcctgacaggtCCTTTTATTGGATGTATTGGAGAACACACTCACGCCTCGAGAAACATGCATGTCGCCCACTAGGGCTCTATATAAATGGGGGTCCATCATCGATGGAGGTATGCATTATTATTGTTTGGTGCTAGTTCAACTGTTGCTCCACTTCTTCTACagttccgg contains:
- the LOC121996734 gene encoding phenolic glucoside malonyltransferase 1-like, producing MSEEFTVTEVNMSRIPSPELRVISSYQVSPPPGTVGDSTLPLTYLDLLWLGAGSVERVFFYPLAVSASHFVHSVVPALESSLSVALRNFYPLAGKIRHSAARADGYELHYADGDSVPFTVAEYTGDFDDLSDDHPRPFNDLLPLLPELPQSSTDGDGLRLLAVQATLFPERGVAIGITVHHAVCDGSSTIRFVSAWATACAGAGVAPPPVIDRSMISDRDDLYSFLYKEIVKGESVQAMMHQKSPPDAVLQTFTIGKNQIQKLKRLVTQSGDLSFRCSTLVVAFAYVWVCHVKARLPESTDKIVIMGFAGDLRARLKPPIPAPYFGNCLSGALTQTTAGELTKENAVAAAARLIGEAIEAFKEGPFKDVEEWPKLGKTLREADIFSVAGSPTFKVYDVDFGWGRPKKVEITSIAKTGAMAVAESREEEGGVEIGLVKPKAEMAMFEKHFNDGLRTMQ